The Passer domesticus isolate bPasDom1 chromosome 15, bPasDom1.hap1, whole genome shotgun sequence nucleotide sequence TGATGCTTTCTGTTGTGTTTCTCTTCCAAAAGTGGATCCGATGGTCTCTTAAAACTCTGGACAATTAAAACAAACGAGTGTGTGAAGACATTAGATGGCCATGAGGATAAAATCTGGGGCCTGCACTCCAACAAGAAGGATGACATGGTTGTGACAGCCTCCAGTGACTCCTGCATCACCCTGTGGCAGGTACAGCGGGGGGCTGGTTCCTCCCTGAGTTAATAATCGGGGTAATTGGAGAGCTCAGGGTCTCGTGGCTTGTTTTTCATGTGTTCTCCTTGTCTGCAGTTTGaaattggggtttgggggtatttttttgGCCGTCCTGTatttccccagagcagcagatggGCCCTAGCCCTGGAGCTTTGGAAGGAAGTTGGAAATTGCTGGATTTAACATTTAAATTACTTGACCCTGAGATTTTGCTGCAGAAACTGGTCTCCACATCACTTGATGGCTAAATCAAAACCCTTCTATATTAAAGCAGGATTTGATAGAGTTTTATCCTGGTTTTTTTAACAGGATGTGACTGAAATTGAGGAGAAAGAAGCACAGGCTAAACAGGAGGAGCAGATTATGAAGTGAGTTAATCTTGTGTCATAAAGAGCTGTGAAAGGCAAACTGTGCAGTGGAACTGTCCACACCTGGAGCCACCCAGCTCCACCTGATCTCAATATTGGAGTGAGGGCATTTATTGACGAGCACCACAAACTTCTTAACTGTTATTGCCAAAcctgctgctttttctgtagttttggttttttcagcaCCCAAAGACTGGTCTCACTCTGCCCCCTGCTTTGTTTTCCAGAGAGCAAGAGCTTTCCAACCTTCTCCATGAGAAAAGGTACCTGAAGgctctgggcctggccatcTCCCTGGACCGGCCGCACACAGTGCTGACCGTGGTCAAGGGTGAGTCCAGAGCGTGCTCTGAAGGatttcctgccctccctccttccctggacACCTCTTCCAGCTAGTTCAAGGCTTCAAAGTCCAGTAATTAGTCTGAAGCCTGAGTTTTCCCCGAGTGCCATcaccagggtgtccctgctgtcgTTTCTCTCTCCAGCCATCCTCAGGGAGCCCGAGGGGAGGAGGCACCTGGAGGAGAACATTGTTCGGCTCCGCAAGGATCAGAAAGGTTTGTGGCAGACTGAAACGCTGAAAGCTTTCAGCTCACAGGCTGAAATTGGAATCCTACAGTCCTGGAATGATTGGGGTTGGGAGATTGTCCAGttccaccctctgccatgggcagggaccttCCAGCAGACCAggacctggccttgggcacttgcagggatggggagtgtCCGTGTGGCACCTGAGAGAGCCCAGGGATGTTTGCCAGGGCGGGCTGTGCtgtgtgccagcctggccaggcttCCCTCCCCCACAGAGGCCGTGCTGGCGTTCCTGGTGACGTGGAACACCAACTCCCGGAACTGCCACGAGGCCCAGGCCGTGATGGAGACGCTCCTGAAGCACGAGGCACCCGACAGCCTCCTGCAGTTCTCTGGGATTAAATCCGCCGTGGAGTCCCTGCTGCCCTACACGGGtgagccctgtggggacaggcgTGGCCTGGAGGGGCTGCCTTGGGTCAGGGatcatggagtggtttggggtggaaggggcAGGTCGGGTAAtgcacccctgccatggcagggacaccttccattatcccaggGTGGGATCCCCGTCCCAGGGTGGGATCCCCATCCCAAGCCtccatgtccagcctggcctgggacactccagggatccaggggcagccacagctgcccaaggcatccccaccctcccagggaataattcctgcccaatctcccatccagccctgccctctggcagtgggagccattccccgtgtcctgtccctccatcccttgtccccagtccctctccagctctcctggagccccttcaggccctggaggtttccctggtgtgttcccttctccaggctgggcattcccagcctggctccacagTCCAGGGCGGGCTGTGGTGCCTCCCCCCGTGAGCTgagccctccctccctccctgcagagcgCCACTTCCAGCGGCTGAGCCGCCTGCTCCAGGCCTCCACCTTCCTCGAGTTCCTGTGGCACAACATGAGGCTGGCAGAGGTGgcccagcaggaccaggggACTCTGTGACCCCCCTCCCACCAACTGCTCTTTCCCACCAGGATTTTTAGTTCCTGTATTTTATAATAAAAGTTTGAATTTCTAAACCAAGTCTAACATCCAGTCTCCTCAGGGATGAATGAAAGGAAAGCACAACACAAAAGGTCATTTCTTTGGCCAAGCTGGGGTTTGTGTTTTCACACCCTGAATTTTCAGACACACAAACAGCAGGTAGtttgggataaaaaaaaaggcagaatccCAACAAGCAGCTGGGATTTAAAGGGTTCAtggagctgggatcttgcttggGCAAAGCAGCCTGGACTAAGGTAAGGGTCTCACCCATGCCCACCCAAAATTTAGCACCTGGGAGGAAGAGAAGCACAATTTAAATTCCCCAAACagcatatttttaaagcataatACACAAGCCGGCTTCAGAGATATTtacatgtattttatttcatagacaaaaatgtataaaattcAAACAACATAAACACAAGttctttataaaaatataacagATACCTGGGAGAATAAGTACAATTAAAGCCATCAGTGTAGAGAAAAGTTAATTTTCCTATAACTCTTTTTCTGACTCATTTCTAGCAAATGAGTTGAGGATTAGAATTGTGAGTTTCAGTAACTAGCCAGTCCCCTGTGAAGAGGAATGTTTTGTCCATAAAAGTGACCTCTGTTCCCATCCCAGGTGGgacagagctgtggctgccctggttGTGTTCCTGTGCCTGCACAGACCTGGCTGGGGTGAGCAGGGATGAGTTTCCTCCCCAGCAGGTTTTTTATTCTCACAGCCATTCAGCAGATCCAGCCCATCCCTATATTCATGGCCACTCCACTAACctattaaaaaatcccaaaccaacaCCAAAAGtcaaaaaagttaaaaaatatcTATAAAATAGGGGGTTCAGTAAGAGCCATCACACAGGTGAACCAGCCCATCCCTCCCCAGTCCCGGGACTGGCTCAGGGTGCCAGGGGCACTGAGGCACTCTGGTGCCACTCCTGTGCCCTCCACGGTGGCcgtggctgtgccagctgatcCTGGCATGGGGAAtaacccagctgtgctgcagggaggggaacACTGCCTGGGGAGAGCTCCCTGAGCTCCGAGTGACCTCcggctctggagctgctgaatgtgaccccacagccctgtcccagtAATCCTGGTCCCTGgggaagctgcagctgcccagggaggtgatggctgtgtgtgtgtccctCAGAAGGGACAGTGCCAAGCCCTGACACTCCAGGGTGATGGAGGTGTGTGTGTCCCTCAGAAGGGACAATCCCAAACCCTGACACTCCAGAGGtgatggctgtgtgtgtgtccctCAGAAGGGACAGTGCCAAGCCCTGACACTCCAGAGGTgatggctctgtgtgtgtgtccctcAGAAGGGACAGTGCCAAGCCCTGACACTCCGGAGGTgatggctctgtgtgtgtccctcaGAAGGGACAGTGCCAAGCCCCGACTCTCCAGGGTGAtggatgtgtgtgtgtccctCAGAAGGGACATCCCCAAGCCCCGAGGCTCCGGAGGGACCCCAGCGAGCGGGGTGTCAGCGCTGTGCCCGTGTCCCCGGCCAGGGCCGCTAATGGCGGCAGGGCAGCGGCAGGCCGGGCCGGGGAGCCGCCTGCTGCACGGCGCGCTTGGTGACGGTGCTGCAGCGCTGCAGGATCTCCTGGGCGGAGGGACGGGctggcaccctgggcacagccgCGGCCGGCTCCGGCTGGGCTGCGGAGGGCTCCGCGAAGCCGGAGTCGTTGCTGTCCCCGGCGCTGAGGTGCGGGGCTTTGCCGCTGTGCGCGGCCGGCCCGCGGCTCGGCCCGGGAGCGCTCCTGGCCGGCTCCACCTCGGGCAGGGACCGAGACAAGTCGGCTTTCCAGGCGCTGCTGCTCGCCGAGCTCCGCGAGGAGCTGTCCAGCCCCAGGTCCAGCTGCGGGGTGGAGCTGGCCCGCGGCAGAGAGCGGGAGCGGCTCCGGGGAGAGGCGGCGGGCTCCGGCCGGGCCGCGCCCCGCGGCTGAGGGGAGCCGAGGCCCGGGCTGCAGGCGTGCGGGCTCAGCATGGTCTGCAGCTTGTGGTGAGGGTTCTGGTAGGGCCGGAGGCACAGCGAGGGCATGTAGCCGGTGCAGCCGTTGTAcctgagggcagggatggaaagGACACTGAGAAAACCCTTCCAGCATCTCGAGCCAAGGGGAGGGAGCGCCTGGGGAGCGGGTCCGTGCTGTACACGGGGTGTGAGGAGAGGGAAAGCATCCCCAGCCAAGGACATCCAGCTCAGAGGGCTCCTGTCCATCCCACACGGGGCAAACAgcaagcagctccctggggcagccagggcttTGGGAAAGCCTGCTCACCGTATCAGCCACCAGCCGTTGTGGGATGTCCTGAGCACCTCCACGACCACCCCCTGGTTCAGCGAGAGCTCGTCTGCCTTCTGAGCCTCGTAGGCCTGCACCACAAAGTACAGGCTGCctgcagagagagggagaggtcAGATCTGCCTTGTGGAGAAAGTGCTCTGATCCCTGTGGGAGaccagcccagctgcagggcagctgccccTGAGAGTGACTGGTTTGCTCAGGGACCCCAGTTTGATCCATTTAAGTTGGATATAAAGAAGTTTTTTACAAAAAGGGTGTGGAGGCCCtgaagaggttgcccagagaagctgtggctgcccctgaatccctggaagtgttcaaggccaagttggacagggcttggagcagcctgggacagtggaaggtgttggggttggaactggatgggctttaagctctcttccaacccaaaccactccatggttccatgaccCACAGGTGGTGGCAGGGCCAACAAGAAAAGTCAGAGGtccaggcagggacaccaggcAGTGGTAAAGTGGTGGGAGTTTGCAGAACTCATGTTTTGAAGGAAGAACAGACTTACCCTCCTCATCTGAGCTGAAGGCATTCTGGACGTCCTCACAGGCATCAAGCTCTTCCAGGTACGAGGCTGGGAACCAGGCTATCTGTTTGTCTGCATTTTCCACCAGCCACCAGCctacaaagaggaaaaataccCAGATTTTAACAGCCTGCAAGTCAAGACGTGACAACAATCCCTGGGTAGGGGACACAAGAGACA carries:
- the NOXO1 gene encoding NADPH oxidase organizer 1 yields the protein MSCNRYPVDVKAVGFMQCRKQKNYMMFVSWSDQNNILIYRTFEDFKKFHKELKRKFPTESGSLRSLPRFKGITMQQRKGGKLNRCLEILKLLETYSQELLKTDVKISRGEEVNQFFKAQTQDLDPSFPENSVVIMPSVFRREKSPQPLSITLPQASQSYHCIEAFETKDTKNKPFTVAQREIVEVLIKDMTGWWLVENADKQIAWFPASYLEELDACEDVQNAFSSDEEGSLYFVVQAYEAQKADELSLNQGVVVEVLRTSHNGWWLIRYNGCTGYMPSLCLRPYQNPHHKLQTMLSPHACSPGLGSPQPRGAARPEPAASPRSRSRSLPRASSTPQLDLGLDSSSRSSASSSAWKADLSRSLPEVEPARSAPGPSRGPAAHSGKAPHLSAGDSNDSGFAEPSAAQPEPAAAVPRVPARPSAQEILQRCSTVTKRAVQQAAPRPGLPLPCRH